The genomic region gtcatgcgcagtagagacaaacacacttggccttagatcccagACACCTCGCACGCGCACAGCTGACAGctcacacatccacacacccacaaacttggccgcacgcgcaccctcgcacccacacacagcctattATACCCACAAACCCTTAACAGACAAACCcgcacccacacacagcctattATACCCACAAACTTAACATTTAGCctaacttggccgcacgcgcacgcgcaccctcgcacccacacacagcctatAATACCCACAAACTTAACATTAACAAACTTGCCTGCACGCGCATGCGCACCCTCCACAAACATGCCCGCACGCGCAAGCGCACCCTCGCACCATCACAGCGCGAGATGAATACACACctaacttggccgcacgcgcatgCGCACCCTCCACAAACTTGCCCGCACGCGCATGCGCACCCTCCACAAACTTgaccgcacgcgcaccctcgcaccatcGCAGCGCGAGATGAAAGCGTAGCTGTTCCTGAACTGCCAGTTACGGTCCCCGGCATATACTCAGCATAGCGAAGCGATTCAGAAGATCGCATGCTGTGTGTGGCGTTCACCATGACAGTTTGTATTATGCTACGGTGTCCGGTAGGGACAATTTAGTGCAGATTCGGAAAGGTTAAACCTTTTGGTACTGAAGAGGGCGTAACGTTATAATAATAAATGCAATGACTGAAGAGACATTTAGAGGCGGACTCACTGCCATCCACCATGGTGGATTGGATACTGGCTGGACTGGGAAATGGGATAGAGTGTGCCTCTGTTTTAGGAGGCATTGAAATGTAAACAAATACACATGGCGGCCTGCCCAACATACTTTGTGCATTATAATGCACATTTTCACTTTGTTACCTGTCCCCTTACACTGTGCTGGGAATGTGTTGCAGTGTGAGTTAACAATTAGATATCTCTGCCTCAGCttcctatcctatattataaaaggagagagagagagagagagagagagagagaggggggagagagaggggagagaaagaggggagagagggggggagagagagagggggggggggagagagagaggggggggagagagaggggggagagagagggggggagagagagagagggagggggggagagagagagggaggggggggagagagagagagaggggggtagagagagagaggggggagagagacagagagacagagggggggagaaagagagggggggagagagagaggggggagagagagagacagaggggggaagagagaggagagagagagagagagagagagggagagagagagagagcaggaagagagagggagagagagcagcgagagaggggagagagagaggagaggggagagagagaggagagagagagaggagagagagagaggggggagagagagagacagaggggggagatagagagaggagagagagagaggggaaagagagaggggaaagagagagagaggggaaggagagagagaggggagagatagagagaggagagagagaggggtgagagagagaggggagagagagagaggggtgggaccactgtactgcaaaaaatggcccatgtgaacgggctttaggactagtctataataatttgtaataattgctattaatattttttaatattttatatcaaatatttcaataacacacgtTAAGacaactaagttttcatgtgcactaacccgacaccatattttacattcctatgatcttcacatagaattttgtttttatttttattattaaatatatatatatatatatatatatatatatatatatatatatatatatatgggttctgtatgtgaagaacattggaaaataaaatattaacagtaaatattattactattattatactttatttataaagtgccaacatattccgcagcgctgtctatgggtacaattcatttaaataaaacaataatcaaaacttgtaagagacaggacaacatttgggaatttacaatctagaaggataggaggttgagaaacagggggtgaggactgcaagagtgagaaagatgctaatacagagttagatgagggaaatattaggtgagTGAAATTTATATATTACTGAGTTAGGTGGTAGGCTTCTCGGAAttaaaaagtcttcagggagcatttaaaagaagaaagattaggggaaagcctgacagcatgagggagagtgtccCAGAGGGTagttgctgcacgacagaagtcctgcattcTAGCAtaagaagaggtgatagttgaagatgcaaggagcaggtcattgttggatcttagtgagcAGGCTGGAGAATACTTGTTgactagagaggataggtagtggggagcggcattggtgagatctttgtatgtaagggtgagaattttgaatgtaattctgctgtgaatggggagccaatgaagggactcgcatagaggtgcagcagatacaaagcgatgggaaaggtggattagctttGCAGAtgaagaggcatttaggatggattgaagaggggagaggcggaagAGAGGAAGGCtaataagtaggttattgcagtagtcaagtcgggaaataacaagggagtggattatttgctttgtggtgttagcacattattaaatactattatagaattattatttagacatatatatcatAGCCATtttcagtcaaatacatggccatataccttaaatctttgaacccttataaaaaaaaaataggaatatttataggaccaatttttttttttgagattgtgtttatataagtgcagcagtttattttaatgtatatatgttgtgtttgatgtaacttttattttttaaccctaacaccctaaagcaaagtcttcagtcttgctaacctgacgagcgttaAATTAAAATGTGCTCAAGTGGACgggtttttttaacttgtaattaaCATGCCCATGATATTCTTATATTGCTTGGGCACCACTAGCAATCTAGCCCTAAGTAGACTATCTATGCTCTTGCCGTCTCCCCACATAACTACGAGATAAATGCACAGATAGCTAGTGTCAGATGCATATTAAAGTCTAGAGTTATGCATACATATCAGTTACCCCTCATATATCAAAAAGGGAAAACATAATCTAATGTACAAGTATAAAACTTAGAAGTGAAGATTATTAGTTAACATAGAATTACTTCAATGATCATATCCAACAAAATTAGATGTGGGAACAAATATGATAAGAACATAGAGGAAAAGCTTATTGCGTCCCAAacaagagaaaattacaaacaatgtCCCTGTGTCCTAGGATAAGAAGAAAGTCCAATTCATTGCTATAAGAAACTAAGACTGAGGGCAGTCATCATAAAGAAGCAAATAGGCACATCAAAATTAACCTGTAACTATATATTAAGATGTCCTTAAATACTGGTCACCATGAATACAATGTACAGTGATCTATGACCAAGCAAGTACCTCCCATTTCACAATTAGGTGTCCCCTAGGTGCATGTCAGCCCACTCCTCTTCTACAGAGCGATGCAAACGCACAGTATCTCTGTCGTGCATATAGCTCTGCAATAGCCGAGACACATGCACCATGCTTCATAAAAACACTCAGATGCAACCTGCTGATATCAACAGAGCAGTGCTCTAGAAGATGGTCCACATCTTGCCCCAAATAGCTGGTCTCGTCGATCCAATAAACAGAAGGAGATATAGCAAGGGTCCTCTCGAAGGTATTAGGGTCTGAGTAGCAGATAATAGACAGTTGCTCAAGACAATGCTGAAAGGCTGCTGGCAACCTCCCAATGTAAGTAGTTGACTCTTGTGCGTCAGGAGGATGCTGAGGCAGGTCTGACTGAGGCAACCTTCCCTTGGACACTGATAGGGTTTGAGCGCAGCTCTCCTCCAATTCAAAATCACTGCATACCTGAGATGTCTCTATCAAAGGCCGCCTAGACGGCACTGTATCAACCTGCTTCCGATTCTGAACCGTAGCAGTAGGCCCCAGCCCGTCTGGTTCCACTCTTAATAGCAACATTATCCACTATATCTGCAAGGGCATCTAATCTCTTAAAAAATCTTACATTCAAATCCAGCAAATAAAGTATAGAGGGTTCACAAGTCCTTGTTTATGAGTTGTTAGTGAGAGAAAATGCCACTTTTCCATAAGACAAAATCCTGCTCTTGATGTTGCAGAAAAAGCTGGATTACAAAGCAGAATGTGGAATCCTGAGCATAGCCTCCAGTTTAGCGGCCATATTAAGCCATAGCCTGGACATGCCCCCATTGCCTCATTTTTTTTATGCCAGTTGCATCTGCTTTCGTCATTCATGTCAGCTTGTTTTCGAgcatttcttaaaaaaacattttgcacatttttcgtttttttttctttcctaaatgcataattttgcactttgtgaTGTTGAACTTTAAATTCCAGTAATTTGTCcaatcttcaatttttttttacatgactTCTCATTTGATCCACCTCCCTTCCCagaacattaaagtgaatgtaaacttgagcatagtcgctcaagtcataggaaaaaatataaaatatgaatgagactttcattcatcaaatgtgtaggatatacttatcttctgagaTTTTCACCTTGTAATGCCAGAACGGTAAGCGCCGTTCCTCTGCCTGCCATATttgtcaattgattgacagatgactcatctgcaatccactaatcattgtttcccccccgggcgtgacgtttgtgcaaaggggctgaacaccccgggggggggggggggacaacaacgattagtggattgcagatgagtcatctgtcaatcatttAACGAATATGGTGtgcggaggaacggcgcttatcgttCTGACATTACAAGGTGAAATTCTCAGAGGATAAGTATATCCTACACATTTtgtgaatgaaagtctcattcattttttaaattctttcctatgatttgagcgactatgctcaagtttacattcactttaagtctatTACAAATGTTTGTGTAATTTGCAAAGTATTATCTGCAAACAGATTTCTATCTTATATGCTAGAAAATGATGAATAAAAATATGaaactgccattaaagggacattaaaccccaaaaaattatttcatgattcagatagaggacacaatttttaaaaagtttccaatttacttccattattaattttttttcattctcatgtttttctttgttgaagggaaacttaggtaggtagcgtgcacatgcctgaagcactacacaacaggaaatagtgctgccatctagtgcccctgctaatgtataacattgctgcaaaactgctgctatatagtgctgcagacatgtgcacactcttgggggcccatttatcaaagggcttgcggacctgatccgacactgcggatcaggtccgcaagacctcgctaaatgcggagagcaatacgctctccacatttaacattgcaccagcagctcacaagagctgctggtgcaacgccgccccctgctgactcgcggccaatcggccgccagcagggagctgtcaatcaacccgatcgtattcgatcgggttgatttccggcggttcctgtccgcctgctcagagcaggcggacagggttatgaagcagcggtctttagaccgctgcttcataacttgtgtttctggcgagtctgaagactcgccagaaacacggcccttcaagctccatacggagcttgataaatgggcctgttgagcttacatttctgcttttccacaaaggataacaagaaaactaagaaaatttgataatagaagtaaattacaaagttgtttaaaatgttatgttctaactaaatcataaaagaaaaaaatgggttttatgtccctttaaatacagacatatataagaaTTACGAGGGATAATATTTCAACAAGATCCACTTTTCTAAAGTGGTATTGAAATAAATATATGGTAATATAAAAAAAGAGTGTTAATAAATGTTAAACATTTTCAGTTTCAAAGTCCCAAAATACATCGCTTTCTTGAAATCAAGGGATGCCTAGAGGTTATATGGAAGGAAAAATACATAGTCAAGCAAATTGAGTTCAAAGAGAATACCCTGGTTGGTATATGacacatttttcagaaaaaaaaatataacaacataATGTTTAATTTATCCATAATACAAAATATGTTCTGTGAACTAAAAGGcttaaaattatttaacccttaaaaaGATCTACTCTAGGACATGTTCAGCTAGATGCATATTGGTGAAAAACACCAAGGCAAAAATCATTAATGGACTGCTTATATTATCAGACATTGATAAACTTATCAAgacatttattttttgtgtgtttagaGTAGAATAAATCCTCCATGTACCATGGGCATCTGATATGTGTTCCTGGGTATAggcaataaataaaaatcctaaaacttaaagtgacatgaaacccattttattttctttcatgattcagatagagcagagtttttccaactttttttcccAAGGCCCAGTGCcataataccacatacctttgagaccctatttttatgcttggtcttaaAATCCCTAAAGTAATAAACAACGAGATAGCtgcactttattcctgattgtagtcaaacttgaaagtgttgtaaaaggtaacacatacactcatacaacacacacatcacacatactctcatacaactagggttgccaccttttcccagaaaattcctggacactttttaagtgggcgtggagagggcgtGGCTTGTGGCGTGGCTTCTCGCTGCTTCAAATTCATtataaaatcaatttatatatatatatatataatatatatattatatatataatatatatatatatatataatttatataatatatatataatatataaacaagcTTAACAGAAAATATAATTGACACTGTATACAGGACACCAGTACTCACTACCAGCTTTATGTGGCAGACTTCCCCTTCTTTAATAAAGCTACATTATACATTTAAATTGCCTCCTTGAATACACATTTACTAATTTTACATAGCATCTGGTTTTGCACTTCACCTTATGATCCCCGGACCCCGCAGCAGGTGCATTTTCTTCAGCCCATCCTTCCTGCCACCCAGCCAGCCAGCCTCACAGACAGGAGACATAGAGCTCTGCACAGTCTGCTGATCTCCACCGGACTAGTGTAACTGGTGGTGGGGAGGGCGGGCGCGCGCGCCCGCGATGTACTGCCTCTCTCTGCAGCTCTGCTGCAGGATGTGATGACTCCCCTCCACACAACTCAAATACACAATGGGTAGCATCCTATAGTAGACCACCGAGCGCCTATACCGTAACCTCAGCTGATTGGCTGCAGCTGTGTATTCTGGAACTGTAGTCGGTTATTTAGTTACATTATGAGTCTGTTATAAAACTACAAGCGCCAGAATGCATTGCGTGATTCGTACAGTAACAGCAGTGACTTACACAACCTCACCCCAACATGGCGGCCGTAAGGACCCTCTTCCCCCTCCTCCCACTGTCCCTCCCACATCATCGTCTGTCTCTCCTGCAGACTCCACCTACACATTTTTTTTAGTAACCCCCGagctaagcgctcctctgggcagcttattttttgtaaagtctgtgcttactgctgcttgctgcgccaggggagcgcttagcccggggcatttgaggctagttccgagATACGGGACAAAGAGCCTCAGACCgagactgtcccggtgaaaccggggcgggtggcaaccctatatacaacacacaccacacacactctcgtacaacacacaccacacacactctcgtacaacacacacaccacacacactctcctacaacacacataccacacacactctcctacaacacacataccacacacactctcataaaaatcacacacacacacactcatacaccgcAAACACTCTATtcaacacacacgctcatacaacacacacactcatacaacacacacccacacactctcatataacacacacacaccccactcatataacacacacacactatcctaCAACATACACAGAAGACCTAGTATTCATGGTGTTgcacccagtaatgggtcccgacctgtggtttgaagaaccctgcgatagagcatacaattgattgtagtcaaacttgaaagtgttataAAAGgtaacacatacactcatacaacacacacaccacacatactctaatacaacacacaccacacacactctcgtacaacacacaccacacacactctcctacaacacacataccacacacactctcataaaaatcccacacacacacactcatacaccgcaaacactctcatacaacacacacgctcatacaacacacactcactcatacaacacacacccacacacacccacacactctcatataacacacacacaccccactcatataacacacacacactatcctaCAACATACAAACAAGACCCAGTATTCATGGTGTTgcacccagtaatgggtcccgacctgtggtttgaagaaccttgcgatagagcatacaattttaaataactttccaatttatttttctattatttaatttgttttgttctctttgtattcttagttgaaaagtatacataggtaggctcagaagctgctgattggtggctgcacatatatgacatattttgtcattggttttcagctacctgctagtagtgcattactgctccttcaacaaagcataccaacagaatgaagcaaattaaataatagaagcaaactaggacgttgcttaaaattgtatgttctacctgaatccctTTAAGTGGTTGAGGATCTCTGCTTTCAAATGTGGTGTCACATTTCCATCTGTTTATCATATAGCAGGTGTGAAAATGGTGATTTCCTAACCTAGCAGACATCGAGTATAGGGTACTAAATGTATGAGGGCCCTGAAACTGTACCTTTTTTATGAAGTTATTTTTAAAATGGAAAGTTACATTCCAAAATGGAAAGTTACATTCCCCTCTAACATGCTTGGAAGCACCATAATAACTGTGATAAGCAACATCACTAGCCATCAGAATAGTTTATAATTGGGGAAGGGCAACTGTCAAAGCTGCTATCTCACCAATACATCACAAACAGGACCAAGAAAAGTTTAATTTCAAAAGATGAGGGAAACCTCTTTAATAAGCAGTATCATGTCAATGTCATAGATAGGTGACAGTGAATTATACAGATATTGCAATTACCAAGCTTTTATAAAGCTTTTAAGGAGGGTATTTATGATCCACATCCAATCAATATAATTGCATTATTAAAAATTGTTTTTGAATCTTTGAAAAATTCATTGCATTTTTATTTCTGCAACATATCTCAAAGGAAACTATCTGAAATGTGCAAAACAGGACACAAAAGGCCTACTTGCAGATATTTCAAGGATATACATGGAAGGAGACAATAAACCAATGTGAAAGAGAAATCTCAAAGGCAAGCAAATGActatataaaaacttaaaaaagacAAGGGGCACCTCATAGTGCAACTTGCTTGCAAATAGTGCCTGAAAGCGGAGACTTCCCAAGCCACAGCGCAAAGTATTTTAACACATGCGGGCAGCCAGTGCTCTATAACTTATTGCGCATGACAGGAAGCACTTCATGTTATGCGCAGTATGTTATAGAGCACTGGCTGCCCgcgtgtgttgaattattttgtgcTGTGGTGTAAACGTTCTACACCTGTGGCTCGGGAAGTCTCCGCGAGGATCCTGTGTATATTTCCTGATACTCACGCTGAAACAGTGTGCGGAGGAACACAAAGTCTTAGGACCTGTGGGGATCGCAGTTCGGAGCCGTGTACCTGAGGCCGGAGGTGGTCGTATTTACAGCTCGCCGACTGCTGTTGAAGGTCAGCCTGCCCTTATGCACCTTACTTACCCAAGGTGCCACCTGTCTTGTGAGAAGTTTTCATACCTCTCCTGGTTTAAGACACTATTTGCAATCAAGTTGCACTATGAGGAGCCCCTtgtctttttaatgttttttatacaGTCTAACCATCACACCGTGGAACACAAGAGGAGCTTGCCGAATATACCAGCATCTTTTTTTCTGACCCGCAGCCACTTGGGGAATATTGTATCTCAATTGTTggcacttgggggccgatttatcaattgtcggacggacatgatctgctgtagcggatcatctccgcccgacatcaataaatgcttgtgcaatactgccccctgcacattcactagcagggggccgctagcagggggtgtcaatcaacgatcgggctgattgctgtccgctgcctcagaggtggcggacgagttaaggagcagcggtcttatgaccgctgcttcttaacttacatttccagtgatctggaaagtacaggggtagatagcagcatccgctgcttggtaaatctaccactTGTATTTGTTGATAATATATTGATTGATATTTCATCCATTTCTATTGCCCATTCCCTCTTGGGATATCACTATTTCAAGCAAATGACTATAATTTAGCTTAATTTGCTAGGTGAGAGAAATAGGCAGGCTAATCTGTGTGGAATGGGATGATTTGCCAATAATAATTTTCGAATCATTGATGAATATTCTCTAAATCTGAGTTATGTTCTGTACTTTGTTGTCAATGCCCTCCTGACGTGATGGGTGGTAGCTCTTGGGTTTTATCTGCTACCTACTTGtgaaatgtttatattgtttttaagaCCAAAGTTATTTTCCTGAAAATACTGCATGATAATCTGCATATTGCTCAAATAGGAGTTTTATAACAAAAAGTggtaccctttaaagggacagcaaacactttgcagttacaaaacatttctgttttctagctatagaataatatagccaagtctaaacatttttaaatcaaattatgtttgctgcattttttaatagccaaattctacccactatttgccttaGTTATCTGGAGGAGTGAATCCAGGCTTTATTCTGCAGAAAAGAAGGCTAGCCATTATCATATTGCTAGTATAAACGtcactgttttgcagttcttatctgttgaaagtcaattaggtacagatatatgTAGCATGTTTAGCTATGATACATTTGTAATTAAAAAGGCCACAACTTTCAgactcagagctaaattacaccaAAAGGTGGCAAAACAAATTAGACTATATTGCTAAACTGTTTTACTTCACGTAACTAAAAACATCTTTACAGTCTCAGCGTTTACTGTTCCTCATTGCACAATGCTTGTACCTACCCGAATTGAAATGGGTACCCCATTTCCTCCATTATATAATGTACACGTAGAATTAGCTTTGATTACTAACTAAGCCATTATCAAAACTTCTCACTCGCATATTCAAAAACGTGACGTAATCCCCCTTGTTCCCATTACCCAGTGCTTGAAATCACGACTATTATCACCTCCCAGTGACACTGATGACTCAGGCTTCCTCCTCCTCCTAACCCCGCCCCGTAAACACACAGGATGCAGGTCTGGAAGATGGAGAAGGGCCCTGGGACATGTACACCGTTGCTCCTGGTGCTGCTTTGCCTGAGTGTTTCGGGCGGCGAGGCGCAAACTGACAGCACACCGGAGCAAAGCAGGCCATACGCCGTGCTGCTCAAACAAAACCTGGGTGAGACGAGCCACCGGCCTAAGACAGAGCATGGCTAATAGAGTGGTGGTGCAGGGTAATGGTGAGCTAGAAGCAGGGCAGGTGTGGAAGGAAACAACAATACTGATGGAATATTTTAGAAATAGAGAGACTGCGTGATGTTGGGGTTATAGTTTTACAAGCAGGAAATTGGATTTGGTCTTTGTATGTGGCGAGATtgggtgcagagagagagagcggaaaCTTGATGTTGGGATTGAGAGGCAGAGGAATTTGTGGCATTTTTAAACAGTAAATTAATTAGGCGTGTTCATGGTGTGGAAACTATAGTAACAtcagtaaaatacattttaataattagaTTGATCTAGATAAAATCAATACCAATACTTATGTTgtatggctgagaaaataatttagaacgctaaaatAGGATTTTACCCTTAAAGTGCTACAAAacttgttgagatctgtgcatatcctaaaagggccaattaagtaaaaaaaatgcataaaaaattgtttacaaattgctggcaagtatttcaaaatcattttcaaaaataagcaaaatacttaaatagccatgctgtctggagcagtctgctccaccccctcttatcagtgtttaaacacaggcattgtatttcaactgagttcacagcttctaggcatgctccagcagataatccctatgcatttttgcattccacCAAAGCAACGATAGATATAgacacagccatagaaggaaatgtgtggggggaattGGAGCTTTACAAttctgaaacttaaaaaaaaaaagaaagggttaatggcaaggcactgcagtataaatttgcaggtaaagtaattaaagtacatactattatattttgtctctatcctaacttgttttatgtccctttaactaacctaTAATTCTGTTAAATACCGGTATATAATTGCAGTGTAGTTCATTTTATGAGACATACAGTTTGACGATGGTTACAATTTGCCTGTATTTTCATGCATAGATCAGCATTTTAAATTTATGATCAGTGAAAGCAATAACAAATAGATATTCATTTTATAAGACGTTTTGGGGCCgttttatcattggtctgtccaacatgatttgctcagtggatcatgtccgacaggcatcgctgaatgccaacagcataagctgtcggcgtttatcattgcacaagcagttcttgtgaaccggatttaccgcacggctattggctaagaggtgaaaacgtcacctcttagcaaaaaaaatttttagccgttggctgctgtagcagctaaaaacggcgatcggttaaaacaaataaaggagctttctacatgaagtgtcttatacttcatgaatgaaagtccccttcatttgtttcaaaagtcaatcatagcatttgtaaaacactaggattatTTTCactttaaatagaaactatctttagatttaaataaattgaaaaatattttttttatttatttttaaaaaaatcattgatttttatccaccctggtttGGTGTATGATTACTGGATTTCTTTCCATTTTCAACACCTTATTATGTGTAATGTACTATCATGGTCAAAATCTTTGTGAGGGGGTTACATAGGATATATTTCTATGGCACTTTTCTGTCTGACAAGTTTAAATACCACCTCAAGCAAGTTGTCATTCTGCCACTAAAACACTTATCCACTCTGACACATCTGCAGAGGGAACTTGGGCAGCTTCCATAAACAAATACAATTTCTGAAAACCAGGCAGTACACTGAGCAAAGGGCGGTATGGTTATATATCTATTTCAATGTAGGGAGCTCATATTCTAGCTGCCAAGTCAAATTGTAATGTCTCTATGATAGCATGGCTCTGTGTATTTGCCAAGCTATTTGAAATGTGAGTGGTGAttggcagatttaaaaaaaaaaaaaattctgtgtatgTCTGGCATTTTTTATTGGTTGCGAAGGAAACCATTTTGGAAAATAGTTGCTTTAGATAAATAGTAGCAGGAGTGGTAttggc from Bombina bombina isolate aBomBom1 chromosome 2, aBomBom1.pri, whole genome shotgun sequence harbors:
- the C2H12orf76 gene encoding uncharacterized protein C12orf76 homolog, producing the protein MQVWKMEKGPGTCTPLLLVLLCLSVSGGEAQTDSTPEQSRPYAVLLKQNLVLLGSILTVLFVAMIVLAVCVYKPIRRR